In Nitrosarchaeum koreense MY1, one genomic interval encodes:
- a CDS encoding DedA family protein, whose product MSEIDAFIQWVVSLVAENLYPGVFLAALLETVFPPIPSEAIFPLAGYSILKNGMNVFHILGAGITGGCGATVGAFVIYMISKKLGRTGLIKYLKYARIKEKSLEKADHWFAKYGDKSVIIGRLIPGIRELVSIPAGIFNMHPLKFLIFTLIGSCIWSTVLTAVGYYFGMATFDFF is encoded by the coding sequence TTGAGTGAAATAGACGCATTCATTCAATGGGTGGTTTCATTAGTAGCTGAGAATCTTTACCCAGGTGTATTTTTAGCTGCATTGTTAGAAACAGTTTTTCCACCAATTCCAAGTGAGGCAATATTTCCTTTGGCAGGATATAGTATACTAAAAAATGGCATGAATGTATTTCATATTTTGGGAGCCGGGATAACAGGAGGATGTGGTGCAACAGTTGGTGCTTTTGTAATTTACATGATATCAAAAAAATTAGGGCGAACTGGATTGATAAAATATCTCAAATATGCAAGAATCAAAGAAAAAAGTTTAGAAAAAGCTGATCATTGGTTTGCAAAATATGGTGATAAATCGGTCATCATAGGGAGATTGATTCCGGGGATTCGTGAACTAGTATCGATTCCGGCTGGAATTTTTAATATGCATCCATTAAAATTCCTTATTTTCACCTTGATTGGGTCATGCATATGGAGTACTGTATTAACTGCAGTCGGGTATTATTTTGGAATGGCTACGTTTGATTTTTTCTAG
- the ilvA gene encoding threonine ammonia-lyase, which yields MEEVKYLFYLAEFLMNPSYDEIQNANSLRGKDVRKTPLVYSPTFSNLTGSEVYLKAEFQQKTGSFKLRGAYYKISQLPHDGKKHGVVAASAGNHAQGVAFASSLEKIPCTIVMPKNASPSKVAATRGYGANVILEGINYEESSAKAKEISQKTGATMIHAFDDPQIIAAQGVIGLEILEDLPDVDEVYVPIGGGGLAAGVLIAIKEKNPKIKVVGVQSSSFPSMYESVKNGSLTSSGGERTIADGISVKVPGQTTFSIIKELIDEIVLVDDSDIIKAMFLLMERMKFVVEPAGVVGLAYLISAKPSPGKKVVPILTGGNVDMYLLGQIVDKGLATMGRLLKLSILLPDRPGAFKEIVDEISAANANIVEVVHDRLSSNINAGSAGVTLSLETQGKEQADKLIETLKKKNIQFRLLT from the coding sequence ATGGAAGAAGTCAAATATCTCTTTTATCTAGCAGAATTTCTAATGAACCCATCATACGATGAAATACAAAACGCAAACTCATTACGAGGAAAAGACGTACGAAAAACACCATTAGTGTATTCACCTACATTTAGCAATCTTACAGGTTCTGAAGTTTATTTAAAAGCAGAGTTTCAACAAAAAACTGGATCGTTTAAACTTCGTGGCGCATATTATAAAATAAGTCAATTACCACATGATGGAAAAAAACATGGAGTGGTTGCAGCATCTGCTGGGAATCATGCTCAAGGAGTTGCATTTGCATCTTCATTGGAAAAAATACCATGCACTATTGTCATGCCAAAAAATGCATCACCATCAAAAGTAGCTGCAACTAGAGGTTATGGTGCAAATGTAATCTTGGAGGGCATCAACTATGAAGAGTCATCTGCTAAAGCAAAAGAGATTTCACAAAAAACAGGTGCAACAATGATACATGCTTTTGATGATCCACAGATCATAGCTGCTCAAGGAGTAATTGGATTGGAAATTCTAGAAGATTTGCCAGATGTAGATGAAGTGTATGTGCCAATAGGTGGGGGCGGACTTGCGGCAGGAGTTTTAATTGCCATAAAAGAAAAAAATCCAAAGATCAAAGTAGTAGGTGTTCAATCCAGCTCGTTTCCATCGATGTATGAATCAGTAAAAAACGGGTCTTTAACATCAAGTGGCGGTGAAAGAACTATTGCAGATGGAATATCTGTCAAAGTGCCGGGGCAAACAACTTTTTCAATAATCAAAGAACTAATTGATGAGATAGTATTGGTTGATGATTCAGATATCATCAAAGCAATGTTCTTACTCATGGAGAGAATGAAATTTGTAGTAGAACCAGCAGGGGTAGTAGGTTTGGCCTATTTAATATCTGCAAAACCATCACCCGGAAAAAAAGTTGTTCCTATACTAACGGGAGGCAATGTTGACATGTATCTTTTAGGACAAATTGTAGATAAAGGGTTGGCAACTATGGGACGTTTACTCAAATTATCTATTTTGTTACCAGACAGACCCGGAGCATTTAAAGAAATAGTAGATGAAATCAGTGCAGCAAATGCAAACATTGTCGAAGTAGTACATGACAGATTAAGTTCCAACATAAATGCAGGCTCTGCTGGAGTTACACTAAGCTTAGAAACACAGGGAAAAGAACAAGCAGATAAACTAATTGAGACATTAAAAAAGAAAAATATTCAATTTAGATTATTGACATAA
- a CDS encoding adenylate/guanylate cyclase domain-containing protein yields the protein MSKINESDKPKMSQKDTVSNEQSNPNVLDVLLGKNEQKIVDFDSMILETQKRIWGALKQGYEYVGITDDSEKFLRKNVFAKFDMIALYVDLVGSTTMTLELPEEKLAIIISSFAQEMASVINLHNGYVLKFVGDAVIGYFVASNNGLLAADNALSCAKSMLAVIQKGINPILNQYDYPDLMVKIGADFGQSIVVRYGSNPDVSHVDLMGPAMNIASKIQSLAKPNQILFGDDVYRKLHPNNQILFKEVVWKNNEWKYRSRLSGEIYKVYEYIG from the coding sequence ATGTCAAAAATTAACGAATCGGATAAACCAAAAATGAGTCAAAAAGATACTGTTTCAAATGAACAGTCAAATCCAAATGTATTAGATGTGCTACTAGGTAAAAATGAGCAAAAAATAGTGGATTTTGATTCAATGATCTTAGAAACCCAGAAACGAATTTGGGGGGCATTGAAACAAGGTTATGAATATGTCGGAATAACTGATGATTCTGAAAAATTTCTCAGAAAAAACGTTTTTGCCAAATTTGACATGATTGCTCTATATGTTGATTTAGTAGGGTCTACCACTATGACCTTAGAACTACCTGAAGAAAAACTTGCAATAATAATTAGTTCATTTGCTCAAGAGATGGCATCAGTAATTAACTTGCATAACGGTTATGTTTTAAAATTTGTCGGGGATGCAGTCATTGGATATTTTGTTGCATCAAATAATGGACTACTAGCTGCAGATAATGCACTAAGCTGTGCAAAATCAATGCTTGCAGTAATACAAAAAGGCATCAATCCAATTTTGAATCAATATGATTATCCTGATTTAATGGTAAAAATTGGGGCTGACTTTGGACAAAGTATTGTTGTGAGATATGGTTCCAATCCAGATGTGTCACATGTAGATTTAATGGGACCTGCAATGAATATTGCATCCAAAATTCAATCGCTTGCAAAACCAAATCAAATTTTATTTGGAGACGATGTCTATCGCAAATTACATCCTAACAATCAAATTTTGTTTAAAGAAGTAGTATGGAAAAATAATGAATGGAAATACCGTTCAAGATTATCTGGGGAAATTTACAAAGTTTATGAGTATATTGGTTAA
- the thrC gene encoding threonine synthase — MQDDAYLKCIDPHCGLEYPIMSTNVECEKGHLLDVKYKNKPSDKLKKTFYQRRDSQENIFNESGVWRFRELLNFCQIDTENVAECSKYLVSLDGSEGRQSKPYQMSKAAEFIGISNNKLWLQPEGYNPSGSFKDNGMATAVTHAKMVGAKKIVCASTGNTSASAGMFAANEGINCDVYIPSGQIAPGKLSQAYQFGAQIIQVDGNFDDALKQSLDDAKNHNGYTVNSINPFRIEGQKTIPFRALEYLRWESPDWIVYPGGALGNTSSCGKALMELYEWGWIKKIPRIAVINSEGASTLSDLYNGEFEGEELRWNKGNTNTELISRYYDHLDKEGIRPKTKATAIQIGRPANILKGLRALEFTNGVVTTVSDSEMLDGMAVVGLNGFDCEMASGASVVGIKKLVNEEIIKKDDVVVGILTGRQKDAMLPVEYHNNPKNKFAIPPKN; from the coding sequence ATGCAAGATGACGCATATCTCAAGTGTATTGACCCTCATTGTGGATTAGAATATCCTATAATGAGCACTAATGTAGAATGTGAAAAAGGTCACCTGTTAGATGTAAAATATAAAAATAAACCTTCAGATAAACTAAAAAAAACATTTTACCAAAGACGAGACTCTCAAGAAAATATATTTAATGAAAGCGGAGTTTGGCGATTTAGAGAACTACTTAATTTTTGCCAAATAGATACTGAAAATGTTGCAGAGTGTTCAAAGTATTTGGTTTCTCTAGATGGTTCAGAAGGAAGGCAGTCAAAACCTTATCAGATGTCAAAAGCAGCTGAATTCATAGGCATTTCAAATAACAAATTATGGTTGCAACCAGAAGGATACAACCCAAGCGGCTCATTCAAAGATAACGGGATGGCAACTGCAGTAACACATGCAAAAATGGTTGGAGCAAAAAAAATTGTTTGCGCATCAACTGGAAATACATCTGCATCTGCTGGCATGTTTGCTGCAAATGAAGGAATAAACTGTGATGTATACATTCCATCAGGTCAAATTGCTCCAGGTAAGCTAAGCCAAGCGTATCAATTTGGAGCTCAAATTATTCAAGTTGATGGAAATTTTGATGATGCATTAAAACAATCCCTTGATGATGCAAAAAATCATAATGGATACACGGTTAATTCGATAAATCCATTTAGAATAGAAGGACAAAAAACAATTCCGTTTAGAGCTTTAGAATATTTGAGATGGGAATCTCCTGATTGGATTGTATATCCTGGTGGTGCACTTGGAAATACGTCTAGTTGCGGAAAAGCATTGATGGAGTTATACGAATGGGGATGGATTAAAAAAATACCAAGAATTGCAGTAATTAATTCTGAAGGCGCAAGCACACTATCTGATTTGTATAATGGGGAATTTGAAGGCGAAGAACTACGCTGGAATAAAGGAAATACAAATACCGAATTAATATCAAGATACTATGATCATTTAGACAAAGAGGGAATTAGACCAAAAACAAAAGCTACTGCAATTCAGATTGGAAGACCTGCAAATATTCTAAAAGGATTACGTGCACTAGAATTTACAAACGGTGTTGTGACGACAGTGTCTGATTCTGAGATGTTAGATGGCATGGCAGTAGTTGGTTTGAATGGATTTGATTGTGAAATGGCCTCCGGAGCATCAGTTGTTGGAATTAAAAAATTAGTAAATGAAGAAATTATCAAAAAAGATGATGTTGTAGTAGGCATTCTTACAGGTAGACAAAAAGATGCGATGCTTCCAGTAGAGTATCACAATAATCCAAAAAATAAATTTGCAATTCCGCCTAAAAACTAG
- a CDS encoding 5-(carboxyamino)imidazole ribonucleotide synthase, translated as MGKVLGIIGGGQLGMMITEAAKKMPEHISKIIVLDPVANCSASQVGAEQILADFKDKNAIIELAKKSDIITYEIESGDSEVLKLVEKDAEINPSPETLKIIQDKFLQKSFLAQNNIPVPEFLQIDSISDLKQGLEKFGYPSLLKARRDAYDGRGNFKIDSSSQIQEAFDYFDKKNLMLERFVPFKMEVSIIAARNTKGQIKTYPLVENIHEENILRQTIAPARVTEKVAKKAEEIAQTTMNVLKGAGIFGIEMFVTKTDEILINEIAPRVHNSGHHTLQSSKVSQFEQHLRAILGLELGDTVLLHPTIMYNILGPKNFEGEYSILNISEENVFLKMYGKKISKPLRKLGHLNIVGTDNQTIDQLLNELSQIKDKVKVKSI; from the coding sequence ATGGGTAAGGTTCTTGGGATAATAGGCGGTGGACAGCTTGGTATGATGATCACAGAAGCTGCCAAGAAGATGCCAGAACACATTTCAAAGATAATAGTTTTGGACCCTGTAGCAAATTGTTCTGCATCCCAAGTTGGTGCTGAGCAAATATTGGCAGATTTTAAAGATAAAAATGCAATAATTGAACTTGCCAAAAAATCAGATATTATAACATATGAGATTGAATCGGGAGACAGCGAGGTATTAAAATTAGTTGAAAAAGATGCAGAGATTAATCCATCTCCAGAAACATTAAAAATAATTCAAGACAAGTTTTTACAAAAATCATTTTTAGCCCAAAATAATATTCCAGTTCCTGAATTTTTACAGATAGATTCAATTTCAGATTTAAAACAAGGCCTTGAAAAATTTGGATATCCATCATTATTAAAGGCAAGACGTGATGCATATGATGGACGAGGTAATTTCAAAATAGACTCATCATCTCAAATCCAAGAAGCATTTGATTATTTTGATAAAAAAAATCTCATGCTTGAAAGATTTGTTCCTTTTAAAATGGAAGTCTCAATAATTGCTGCAAGAAACACTAAAGGTCAAATCAAAACATATCCTCTAGTGGAAAATATTCATGAAGAGAACATTCTTCGTCAAACAATTGCTCCAGCAAGAGTAACTGAAAAGGTTGCAAAAAAAGCAGAAGAGATTGCACAAACAACTATGAATGTTCTAAAAGGAGCAGGTATTTTCGGAATCGAGATGTTTGTTACAAAAACAGATGAAATTCTAATTAATGAAATTGCACCACGTGTGCATAATTCGGGGCATCATACATTGCAATCAAGCAAAGTGTCTCAGTTTGAACAGCATCTTAGAGCGATTTTGGGTTTAGAATTGGGAGATACTGTACTTTTACATCCTACTATTATGTATAATATTTTAGGTCCAAAAAATTTTGAGGGTGAATACAGCATATTGAATATTTCTGAAGAAAACGTTTTTCTTAAAATGTATGGCAAAAAAATTTCTAAACCGTTAAGAAAACTAGGTCATTTGAATATCGTTGGAACGGATAATCAAACTATTGATCAACTATTGAATGAATTATCTCAGATCAAAGACAAAGTAAAAGTAAAATCTATCTGA
- a CDS encoding nucleotidyltransferase family protein → MHAIILAGGRGKRLRPITDYVPKPLVPLNNIPIIEWQISYLKKFGVKEITICTGYKTEMIQNFLAVKNNLGVKIKFSVEKTPLGTGGAIKQAGLSIKDKSFFVLNGDTITNIDLGKLVKKQNLIASIELKTKFGVVEIEGDKIMQFKEKKEIPNVWMNAGVYHLQKEILQDLPKKGDIEKTVFPDYAKKGKLSTVKFKNAMWHSIDSFKDIEECSLELNKIIK, encoded by the coding sequence ATGCATGCAATAATTTTGGCTGGTGGACGAGGAAAACGTTTACGACCTATTACTGATTATGTTCCAAAACCCCTTGTGCCTCTAAATAACATCCCCATTATAGAATGGCAAATATCATACCTCAAAAAATTCGGGGTTAAGGAAATTACGATTTGTACAGGTTACAAGACAGAAATGATTCAAAATTTTCTTGCAGTAAAAAATAATTTAGGTGTAAAGATAAAATTTTCAGTAGAAAAGACCCCATTAGGTACAGGCGGGGCAATTAAACAAGCAGGATTATCAATAAAAGATAAATCATTTTTTGTTTTAAATGGTGATACAATCACAAATATTGATCTTGGAAAATTAGTAAAAAAACAAAATTTAATTGCATCAATTGAATTAAAAACAAAATTTGGAGTTGTGGAGATAGAAGGAGATAAAATAATGCAGTTCAAAGAAAAAAAGGAAATTCCAAATGTATGGATGAATGCAGGGGTATACCATTTACAAAAAGAAATACTACAAGATTTACCAAAAAAAGGAGATATAGAAAAAACAGTTTTTCCAGATTATGCAAAAAAAGGAAAACTATCTACCGTAAAATTCAAAAATGCAATGTGGCACTCTATTGATTCATTCAAAGATATTGAAGAATGTTCATTAGAACTAAACAAAATAATAAAATAA
- a CDS encoding thiolase C-terminal domain-containing protein produces MSKVGIVSYGLTKFSKDDSKIESVLLQSTKKLFDASPNLSRNDIDAVLVSTNNNSKYLSAVLSEMSGIEPKIAHSVESLCNSGTNAIVSAYSYISAGLADVVLVCGAERYDSPGQILEWDNSRGEFKHPIFWASIFTKAYKREFSITDDDLAIVPVKNHKQSKNNPNALSEKTYSLDEVINSKKLTDDLRLHDCSRPCTGGASILLASEHACKKYTDTPIWISGIGQKTTSAGFTKNITFSSMESSRIAATSAFQMSKRSISDVDVAEVHDAFSVCEPMALESLGFTDKGKGMDLIKELHTTDNFKINPRGGLIGAGHPLGATGIAQTIEITQQLQSSADKRQVSNAKIGLIHNMSAASTSSTVLVLER; encoded by the coding sequence ATGTCCAAAGTCGGAATTGTGTCATACGGATTAACAAAATTCTCAAAAGATGACTCGAAGATTGAATCAGTGCTTTTACAGTCTACAAAAAAACTATTTGATGCCAGCCCTAATTTGAGTAGAAATGACATTGATGCGGTTTTGGTTTCCACCAATAATAACTCAAAATATCTTTCTGCGGTTTTATCTGAAATGTCTGGAATTGAGCCTAAAATTGCTCATTCTGTAGAGAGTTTGTGTAATTCTGGAACAAATGCAATAGTATCTGCATATTCGTACATCTCGGCAGGATTGGCAGATGTGGTGTTAGTGTGCGGAGCTGAAAGATATGACAGCCCTGGACAAATTTTGGAATGGGATAATTCAAGAGGAGAATTCAAACATCCAATTTTTTGGGCAAGTATATTTACAAAAGCATACAAAAGAGAATTTTCTATTACGGATGACGATCTGGCAATTGTACCTGTCAAAAATCACAAACAGTCAAAGAATAACCCAAATGCACTTTCTGAAAAAACATACTCGTTAGATGAAGTAATAAATTCTAAAAAATTAACTGATGATCTTAGGTTACATGATTGCTCAAGACCCTGTACCGGAGGTGCATCAATTTTACTTGCATCAGAACATGCATGTAAAAAATACACCGATACTCCCATATGGATTTCAGGGATTGGACAAAAAACAACTTCAGCTGGATTTACAAAAAATATCACATTTAGTTCAATGGAATCATCAAGAATTGCTGCAACATCGGCATTTCAAATGTCAAAACGAAGTATAAGTGATGTAGATGTAGCAGAAGTTCACGATGCATTTTCCGTTTGTGAACCGATGGCTTTAGAATCACTAGGTTTTACAGATAAAGGAAAAGGAATGGATTTGATAAAGGAACTTCATACAACAGACAATTTTAAAATAAATCCACGAGGTGGCTTGATTGGAGCAGGGCATCCATTAGGTGCAACAGGGATAGCCCAAACAATTGAAATAACACAACAATTGCAATCATCTGCTGATAAAAGACAGGTAAGCAATGCAAAGATAGGTCTAATTCACAACATGTCTGCAGCGTCAACATCTTCGACTGTGTTGGTATTGGAAAGATGA
- the purE gene encoding 5-(carboxyamino)imidazole ribonucleotide mutase, which yields MSYTKKPLVGIIMGSSSDSRIMKDAAEILDKFKIKHEDQIVSAHRTPTRLEEYGKHAEKMGFKIIIAGAGGAAHLPGMIASHTIIPVIGVPIMVYNDKQTKSADNSKFSSFGGLDSLLSISEMPTGSPVVAVGINKAGNAGIYALKILANEFPELKKKLKLHKSEQHNSVLKESDILKKQGLSKFVQKKFK from the coding sequence ATGAGCTACACAAAAAAACCACTAGTTGGAATCATCATGGGTTCAAGTTCGGATAGTAGAATCATGAAAGACGCAGCAGAAATTTTAGATAAATTCAAAATTAAACATGAAGATCAAATAGTATCTGCACACAGAACCCCTACCAGATTAGAAGAATATGGCAAACATGCCGAAAAGATGGGGTTTAAAATAATAATTGCAGGTGCAGGAGGAGCAGCACATCTACCTGGAATGATTGCATCACATACAATTATTCCAGTAATCGGAGTGCCAATTATGGTGTATAATGATAAACAAACCAAAAGCGCAGATAATTCCAAGTTCTCTTCTTTTGGTGGATTAGATTCTCTTCTTTCAATATCTGAAATGCCAACAGGATCTCCTGTAGTAGCAGTAGGAATTAACAAAGCAGGAAATGCTGGAATATATGCTCTTAAAATTTTGGCAAATGAATTTCCAGAATTAAAAAAGAAATTAAAACTACACAAATCCGAACAACATAATTCAGTTCTTAAAGAATCTGACATTCTAAAAAAACAAGGCCTTAGTAAATTTGTTCAAAAGAAATTCAAATAG
- a CDS encoding resolvase — protein MSNKLTSISIIRQKPVKDNKKIARTRRQRGYNWEDTLVKRFNSVDTWKAFRLGSPSIALPDVLAVNTQSSMIFSIEAKSGTSTSLPVPADQIERCQKWITTFDIYKERKVILAFKFLSKKRIGQGLYENRELREFYKIWDESKKITDCVCTYDGEIFAKIDGKRTNLHLEEQKMPFKNKHRTSA, from the coding sequence ATGAGCAATAAATTGACCTCAATTTCCATAATCCGACAAAAACCAGTCAAAGACAATAAAAAAATTGCACGTACACGCAGACAGCGCGGGTACAATTGGGAAGATACTCTGGTAAAAAGATTCAATTCTGTAGACACTTGGAAAGCGTTCAGGCTAGGGTCCCCCAGCATAGCATTACCAGATGTTTTGGCAGTAAACACTCAATCTAGCATGATTTTTAGCATAGAGGCAAAATCTGGAACAAGCACATCACTTCCTGTACCTGCAGATCAGATCGAAAGATGTCAAAAATGGATTACAACGTTTGACATATACAAAGAAAGAAAAGTCATACTTGCATTCAAATTTCTTTCAAAAAAAAGGATCGGGCAAGGACTGTATGAAAATAGAGAATTGAGAGAGTTTTACAAGATTTGGGACGAGTCAAAAAAAATAACAGATTGTGTTTGTACATACGACGGGGAAATATTTGCAAAAATTGATGGTAAAAGAACAAATCTCCATCTTGAAGAACAAAAGATGCCATTTAAGAACAAACATAGAACTAGTGCCTAA
- a CDS encoding LLM class flavin-dependent oxidoreductase — protein sequence MRIAYSLGSLLTVNQVLECSEILSHTNVDTIWIPETWGMENYSMLGAVSQKALEPKIGSSIINIFSRSPSSIAMGAATVDILSKGRLILGLGTSSTSIVEDFHGYKFENPVLRMKEYVEIIRLVLSGKQINYSGKIFNLKNFSLLITPQRNKIPIYLAAVNQKMVELTWEISDGVIFYLRPLNEMKKTIQKMQSKRKIDVTCQIITCVSHDEEIAINRAKQTLAFYISVGKIYREFLSKNGFESETKNVYEEFKQSGFKTNHELISDNMLKSLTIAGTPDQCLSQLQKFKDTGIDLPTIQFNPVGDVIDSFKLFTTTFSEEK from the coding sequence ATGCGTATAGCATATAGTTTAGGCTCTCTTCTTACTGTAAATCAAGTCTTAGAATGCTCAGAAATCCTATCTCATACTAATGTAGATACAATATGGATTCCAGAAACATGGGGGATGGAAAATTATTCCATGTTAGGTGCAGTATCACAAAAAGCACTGGAACCAAAAATAGGCTCATCAATAATTAATATTTTTTCTAGGAGCCCATCGTCTATTGCCATGGGTGCTGCAACTGTAGACATACTATCAAAAGGACGTTTGATTTTGGGTCTTGGAACAAGCAGCACATCAATTGTAGAAGATTTTCACGGATACAAATTTGAAAATCCTGTTTTAAGAATGAAAGAATATGTCGAAATTATAAGACTTGTTTTATCTGGAAAGCAAATTAATTATTCGGGAAAAATATTTAATTTGAAAAATTTTTCTTTGCTGATAACACCTCAGAGAAATAAAATTCCAATATACTTGGCAGCAGTTAATCAAAAAATGGTAGAGTTGACATGGGAGATTTCAGATGGGGTAATTTTTTATTTAAGACCATTAAATGAGATGAAAAAAACAATCCAAAAAATGCAATCAAAAAGAAAAATTGATGTAACATGTCAAATTATTACTTGTGTATCTCATGATGAGGAAATTGCAATAAATCGTGCTAAACAAACTCTAGCATTTTACATATCTGTTGGAAAAATTTATCGAGAATTTTTATCAAAAAATGGATTTGAGAGTGAAACAAAGAATGTATACGAGGAGTTTAAACAATCTGGATTTAAAACAAATCATGAGTTAATATCAGATAACATGCTAAAATCATTAACTATTGCAGGTACTCCTGATCAATGTCTCTCACAACTGCAAAAATTCAAAGATACTGGAATTGATTTACCAACAATACAATTCAATCCTGTTGGTGATGTGATTGATTCTTTTAAATTATTCACAACTACATTTTCAGAGGAAAAATAA
- a CDS encoding hemolysin family protein, whose amino-acid sequence MVELWLELTALAALIGLSAFFSGLEVALIGTRKSTVNQLLKQKVKGANALHKLKSNPGWMMASVNLGNNIVNVGSSAFATSIAIRVFGDNGLAIAVGIMTFLILIFGEITPKTYCNANATKIAIRFAPVLLIFSYAFWPVVKILEIITISIVKLTGSSHHSPLITEEEIRGIVEQGFADKALEKDESDLVHSALDFHDTVIRSVMTPRTKMFTLPAKMLLVDALPLINENPHSRIPIFGESQDDIVGFVHVRDILTHIEKEERMVTLDKVARKPVFASQEKMVSALLKEMKGRKTHMAIVIDEHGGVEGLVTFEDLIEEIVGDIEDETDKIPPKEFESIDKDTIITNGDIEIYRLNQIFKSELPEGDDYSTLNGLLHERLQDIPREGDKLELDDVRIVVEKVIKNKPVKIRIERIKK is encoded by the coding sequence ATGGTAGAACTTTGGCTTGAACTTACAGCGTTAGCTGCGCTAATAGGATTATCTGCATTTTTCAGTGGTTTGGAAGTTGCGTTGATAGGAACTAGAAAATCAACGGTTAACCAGCTTCTAAAACAAAAAGTAAAGGGAGCCAATGCACTTCACAAACTAAAATCTAATCCAGGATGGATGATGGCAAGTGTAAATCTTGGAAATAATATAGTAAATGTAGGATCTTCAGCATTTGCAACTAGTATTGCAATAAGAGTATTCGGGGATAATGGTCTAGCAATAGCTGTTGGAATTATGACCTTTCTTATTTTGATATTTGGCGAGATTACCCCAAAAACATATTGTAATGCAAATGCAACAAAAATAGCGATCAGGTTTGCACCTGTATTGTTGATTTTTAGCTATGCGTTTTGGCCAGTTGTTAAAATATTGGAAATAATTACAATATCCATAGTAAAATTAACTGGAAGTAGTCACCACAGTCCATTAATCACAGAAGAAGAAATTAGAGGCATAGTTGAACAAGGATTTGCAGATAAAGCATTAGAAAAAGATGAAAGTGATTTGGTTCACAGTGCATTAGATTTTCATGATACTGTAATTAGATCAGTGATGACCCCTCGAACAAAAATGTTCACACTTCCTGCAAAAATGCTGCTTGTTGATGCTCTTCCTTTAATTAATGAAAATCCACATTCAAGAATACCTATTTTTGGAGAATCTCAAGATGATATTGTTGGATTTGTACATGTTAGAGACATACTAACGCACATTGAAAAAGAAGAAAGAATGGTCACCCTTGACAAAGTTGCAAGAAAGCCGGTATTTGCTTCTCAAGAAAAAATGGTAAGTGCTTTACTAAAAGAAATGAAAGGTCGAAAAACACACATGGCAATTGTAATTGACGAACATGGAGGAGTAGAAGGACTGGTAACATTTGAAGATCTAATCGAAGAAATAGTAGGCGATATTGAAGATGAAACAGACAAAATACCTCCAAAAGAATTTGAATCAATTGACAAAGACACGATAATCACAAATGGAGATATTGAAATTTACAGACTAAATCAAATTTTCAAATCAGAATTACCTGAAGGAGATGATTATTCTACACTTAACGGGCTTTTACATGAAAGATTACAAGACATTCCTAGAGAAGGGGATAAACTTGAGTTAGACGATGTTAGAATAGTTGTTGAAAAAGTAATTAAAAACAAGCCTGTAAAAATCAGAATAGAAAGAATAAAGAAATAA
- a CDS encoding zinc ribbon domain-containing protein produces MNFETELENGHFIVAECKHCQKIVWPPSDFCNKCFRNVSWRKGSHEGKIIEFSRKNDSYFCLIEIENSIRIIGKLSKGIPIEGQQVKIEKCGIENKNYNFEISLV; encoded by the coding sequence ATGAATTTTGAGACAGAGTTAGAAAATGGACATTTTATAGTAGCAGAATGTAAGCATTGTCAGAAAATTGTATGGCCGCCGTCTGATTTTTGCAACAAGTGTTTTAGGAATGTTTCATGGCGAAAGGGATCTCATGAGGGTAAAATCATAGAATTTTCAAGGAAAAATGATTCTTATTTTTGTCTAATCGAAATAGAAAACAGTATCAGAATAATCGGAAAATTATCTAAAGGAATTCCTATTGAGGGTCAACAAGTCAAGATAGAAAAATGCGGAATTGAAAATAAGAATTATAATTTTGAAATTTCTTTAGTGTAA